The Megalobrama amblycephala isolate DHTTF-2021 linkage group LG13, ASM1881202v1, whole genome shotgun sequence genome contains a region encoding:
- the trim108 gene encoding tripartite motif containing 108 isoform X2, with the protein MQASLGPSACPECQRPYNKEDLKSSRLLRNMTSTVREHLAEQKSDRSTSKEGTQALNSPEMEKMLMCSEHDEKLKLFCETDQKLVCVICRDGDKHKGHVFKPVKEAAQINKGELKTALGFLAKENGQLDYMIQQQTTEITKTEDKSKTLSAQISAQFEEMHQFLQQKEDEVKKQLEKEEKKVIEVMQKNQSLINRRFMENKEMEIILQSALEIEQPDHFLQWWNEKGFPMTKNMKQKATETPSNTQYMSRVKDLSVLPDSLFLGPHETHMQFFVWKEMLQSIKPVPESLTLKNPGESYLKVSPGGARVRQADRMSGLYKDFNPGTVSVENFQTGQHYWEIEVGKKPDWTVGVKMSSEKQTTKSGESEILLHLKHNKGYVLSCDGKDTPLSTRDKPQKIGLYLDCERKQVSFYNADNMSQLVQINYSSKQPCCLSLVPGLYLDGTNSDPLTVCSYEFNSKMRLK; encoded by the exons ATGCAGGCCAGCCTGGGACCAAGCGCCTGCCCAGAATGCCAAAGGCCTTATAACAAAGAAGACCTGAAATCCAGCCGTTTACTGAGGAACATGACCTCGACAGTGAGAGAGCACCTTGCTGAGCAGAAATCGGACAGATCCACATCTAAAGAAGGAACACAAGCATTAAATTCTCCAGAAATGGAAAAGATGCTGATGTGTTCTGAACACGATGAGAAGCTTAAACTGTTCTGTGAGACTGATCAGAAGCTGGTGTGTGTCATCTGCAGGGATGGAGACAAACACAAAGGCCACGTCTTTAAACCTGTGAAAGAAGCTGCGCAGATCAACAAG GGGGAGCTGAAGACTGCTTTGGGTTTTCTTGCCAAAGAAAATGGACAGCTGGATTACATGATACAACAACAGACTACTGAGATCACTAAAACTGAG GATAAATCCAAAACCTTATCAGCCCAGATCTCTGCTCAGTTTGAAGAAATGCACCAGTTCTTACAACAAAAAGAGGATGAGGTGAAGAAACAGTTGGAGAAGGAGGAGAAGAAAGTTATAGAAGTCATGCAGAAGAATCAGTCTTTGATAAACAGAAGGTTTATGGAGAACAAAGAAATGGAGATTATTCTGCAGTCAGCTCTGGAGATCGAGCAACCTGATCACTTTCTACAG TGGTGGAATGAAAAAGGATTTCCAATGACAAAGAACATGAAGCAGAAAGCCACTGAGACACCATCAAATACCCA ATATATGTCAAGGGTCAAAGATCTTTCTGTGCTTCCCGATTCTCTCTTTCTTGGCCCCCATGAAACTCACATGCAGTTCTTTGTGTGGAAGGAGATGCTGCAATCCATCAAACCAG TTCCTGAGAGTTTAACCCTGAAAAATCCTGGAGAGTCATACTTAAAAGTGTCTCCAGGGGGCGCCAGAGTCCGACAAGCTGACAGAATGTCTGGTCTGTATAAAGACTTTAATCCAGGTACAGTTTCAGTGGAAAACTTCCAAACTGGCCAGCACTACTGGGAAATAGAGGTAGGAAAAAAGCCAGACTGGACTGTGGGAGTTAAGATGAGTTCAGAAAAACAGACAACAAAGTCAGGTGAGAGTGAGATCCTGCTCCACCTTAAACACAATAAAGGATATGTTCTGTCCTGTGATGGAAAGGACACTCCATTAAGTACTCGAGACAAACCACAGAAAATAGGATTGTATCTGGACTGTGAGAGAAAGCAGGTGTCGTTCTATAACGCTGACAACATGTCTCAATTGGTCCAGATAAACTACAGCTCAAAACAGCCTTGCTGTCTCAGTCTCGTGCCAGGACTTTATCTGGATGGAACGAATAGTGACCCTCTCACTGTCTGCTCATATGAGTTTAACTCAAAGatgagattaaaataa
- the LOC125242901 gene encoding zinc-binding protein A33, which yields MASTLSLHLMCPVCLSDFNDPVSLPCQHVFCKQCITSHLESIEGAHKCPECRQIFTRQDVKGNRVLRNVVDAVQQQRKTKQQTPRTAQELLCSEHEEQLKLFCENDQRLVCLICKEGEKHRGHDFKPVKEAMKISENVVRKALRFIVEDNKQVDDMILIQVLEITKSKERAKCLEEKMHAQFNKMHDFLREKEKEIMRQLQKAANSAEKSMQQNASLLTKLQINGNNQVSVLESGLTICQPETFLQWWSEEGFPLVDKITLSENKGIESALASKFKSRLDGAKVIYDHFTLGPYETDLPLIVWRDMLGPVKHDLSDTSTIDKDLKLAIRKDSHLQSQGEDYFAKFQNFHNGYKDNYVENIQPGQMYWEVDIGVEPGWERGLTVRYYPKEKNSSLWQTLFSKYFENISLSVKNDRFYAVRGSEETLIVSQIIPRRVGVYVDSEKRQVVFCNADKMSLIHTVCCGDE from the exons atggcTTCAACGCTGTCTCTCCACCTCATGTGCCCAGTGTGTTTGAGTGACTTCAACGATCCAGTAAGTTTGCCCTGTCAGCATGTTTTCTGCAAACAGTGTATTACAAGTCATTTGGAATCAATTGAAGGTGCTCACAAATGCCCGGAATGCAGACAAATCTTCACCAGACAGGATGTTAAAGGTAACCGAGTTCTGAGAAATGTTGTGGATGCCGTACAACAACAGCGCAAGACAAAACAGCAGACTCCAAGGACAGCACAAGAATTGTTGTGTTCTGAGCATGAAGAACAACTCAAACTTTTTTGTGAGAATGATCAGAGATTGGTTTGCCTCATCTGTAAGGAGGGAGAGAAACACCGTGGACATGATTTCAAGCCTGTAAAAGAAGCTATGAAGATCAGTGAG AATGTGGTGAGAAAAGCATTGAGATTTATTGTGGAGGACAATAAACAAGTGGATGACATGATCTTGATCCAGGTGCTTGAAATTACAAAATCTAAG GAAAGGGCCAAATGTCTTGAGGAAAAGATGCATGCTCAGTTTAACAAAATGCATGACTTCTTGAGGGAAAAGGAGAAAGAAATTATGAGACAGCTCCAGAAGGCAGCCAACAGTGCTGAGAAATCAATGCAGCAAAATGCATCATTGTTGACAAAGTTGCAAATAAATGGAAATAATCAGGTGTCCGTGTTGGAGTCAGGACTAACAATATGCcaacctgagacgtttttaCAG TGGTGGAGTGAAGAAGGTTTCCCTTTGGTTGATAAAATCACACTCAGTGAGAACAAAGGCATCGAGTCTGCCTTGGCATCCAA ATTTAAATCAAGACTTGATGGTGCTAAAGTGATTTATGACCACTTCACCCTTGGCCCTTATGAAACTGACCTGCCACTAATAGTTTGGAGAGACATGCTAGGCCCTGTCAAACATG acCTATCAGATACGTCTACAATAGACAAAGATCTGAAACTGGCAATCAGAAAAGACAGCCATCTGCAGTCTCAAGGGGAAGATTACTTTGCTAAATTTCAAAACTTTCACAACGGTTATAAGGACAATTATGTGGAGAACATACAACCTGGTCAGATGTACTGGGAGGTTGACATAGGAGTTGAACCAGGATGGGAACGTGGACTTACAGTTAGATATTACCCAAAGGAGAAGAATAGTTCTCTCTGGCAGACattattttctaaatattttgAGAACATATCTCTTTCAGTGAAAAATGACCGATTTTATGCTGTAAGGGGCAGTGAAGAAACCCTAATCGTCAGCCAGATTATACCCAGGAGAGTTGGGGTTTATGTAGACAGTGAGAAACGTCAGGTTGTGTTTTGCAATGCAGACAAAATGTCTCTCATTCACACAGTGTGTTGTGGAGATGAATAG
- the trim108 gene encoding tripartite motif containing 108 isoform X1, which translates to MYSPLSLQIKCSVCLSDFTDPVTLSCEHSFCRECITGHMQASLGPSACPECQRPYNKEDLKSSRLLRNMTSTVREHLAEQKSDRSTSKEGTQALNSPEMEKMLMCSEHDEKLKLFCETDQKLVCVICRDGDKHKGHVFKPVKEAAQINKGELKTALGFLAKENGQLDYMIQQQTTEITKTEDKSKTLSAQISAQFEEMHQFLQQKEDEVKKQLEKEEKKVIEVMQKNQSLINRRFMENKEMEIILQSALEIEQPDHFLQWWNEKGFPMTKNMKQKATETPSNTQYMSRVKDLSVLPDSLFLGPHETHMQFFVWKEMLQSIKPVPESLTLKNPGESYLKVSPGGARVRQADRMSGLYKDFNPGTVSVENFQTGQHYWEIEVGKKPDWTVGVKMSSEKQTTKSGESEILLHLKHNKGYVLSCDGKDTPLSTRDKPQKIGLYLDCERKQVSFYNADNMSQLVQINYSSKQPCCLSLVPGLYLDGTNSDPLTVCSYEFNSKMRLK; encoded by the exons ATGTATTCTCCTTTGTCTTTGCAGATAAAGTGCTCCGTGTGTTTGAGTGATTTTACGGATCCAGTGACTCTCTCTTGTGAACACTCGTTCTGTCGGGAATGCATCACCGGTCACATGCAGGCCAGCCTGGGACCAAGCGCCTGCCCAGAATGCCAAAGGCCTTATAACAAAGAAGACCTGAAATCCAGCCGTTTACTGAGGAACATGACCTCGACAGTGAGAGAGCACCTTGCTGAGCAGAAATCGGACAGATCCACATCTAAAGAAGGAACACAAGCATTAAATTCTCCAGAAATGGAAAAGATGCTGATGTGTTCTGAACACGATGAGAAGCTTAAACTGTTCTGTGAGACTGATCAGAAGCTGGTGTGTGTCATCTGCAGGGATGGAGACAAACACAAAGGCCACGTCTTTAAACCTGTGAAAGAAGCTGCGCAGATCAACAAG GGGGAGCTGAAGACTGCTTTGGGTTTTCTTGCCAAAGAAAATGGACAGCTGGATTACATGATACAACAACAGACTACTGAGATCACTAAAACTGAG GATAAATCCAAAACCTTATCAGCCCAGATCTCTGCTCAGTTTGAAGAAATGCACCAGTTCTTACAACAAAAAGAGGATGAGGTGAAGAAACAGTTGGAGAAGGAGGAGAAGAAAGTTATAGAAGTCATGCAGAAGAATCAGTCTTTGATAAACAGAAGGTTTATGGAGAACAAAGAAATGGAGATTATTCTGCAGTCAGCTCTGGAGATCGAGCAACCTGATCACTTTCTACAG TGGTGGAATGAAAAAGGATTTCCAATGACAAAGAACATGAAGCAGAAAGCCACTGAGACACCATCAAATACCCA ATATATGTCAAGGGTCAAAGATCTTTCTGTGCTTCCCGATTCTCTCTTTCTTGGCCCCCATGAAACTCACATGCAGTTCTTTGTGTGGAAGGAGATGCTGCAATCCATCAAACCAG TTCCTGAGAGTTTAACCCTGAAAAATCCTGGAGAGTCATACTTAAAAGTGTCTCCAGGGGGCGCCAGAGTCCGACAAGCTGACAGAATGTCTGGTCTGTATAAAGACTTTAATCCAGGTACAGTTTCAGTGGAAAACTTCCAAACTGGCCAGCACTACTGGGAAATAGAGGTAGGAAAAAAGCCAGACTGGACTGTGGGAGTTAAGATGAGTTCAGAAAAACAGACAACAAAGTCAGGTGAGAGTGAGATCCTGCTCCACCTTAAACACAATAAAGGATATGTTCTGTCCTGTGATGGAAAGGACACTCCATTAAGTACTCGAGACAAACCACAGAAAATAGGATTGTATCTGGACTGTGAGAGAAAGCAGGTGTCGTTCTATAACGCTGACAACATGTCTCAATTGGTCCAGATAAACTACAGCTCAAAACAGCCTTGCTGTCTCAGTCTCGTGCCAGGACTTTATCTGGATGGAACGAATAGTGACCCTCTCACTGTCTGCTCATATGAGTTTAACTCAAAGatgagattaaaataa